A window from Pagrus major chromosome 4, Pma_NU_1.0 encodes these proteins:
- the eif3jb gene encoding eukaryotic translation initiation factor 3 subunit J-B, translating into MADWDAETFEPEEPIKKAAAIDKWEGEDEEEDVKDNWDDEDEDEEKKREMTKSEGKVSDKKKLMEKIKEKENRLKKKQQEQKKVVEEKQEELTPEEQQAEKLRVKKLQEDADLELAKDAFGVSSTSNSVTGIDAMCPSSKEDFAEFEKLLKEKFSQFEKSVHYSSFLDSLFRELCISLEVEDLKKVSNSLSVLLSEKQKQEKQNKGKKKKKGVVPGGGLKAQMRDDLDYAAFDGGYAQDYEDFM; encoded by the exons ATGGCGGACTGGG ACGCTGAAACCTTCGAGCCGGAGGAGCCGATTAAAAAGGCGGCAGCCATCGACAAATGGGAAGGCGAAGACGAAGAGGAAGATGTTAAG GACAATTgggatgatgaggatgaagatgaggagaaaaaaagagagatgacaAAATCGG AGGGAAAGGTTTCTGATAAGAAAAAGTTAATGGAGAAGatcaaagagaaagaaaaccggctaaagaaaaaacagcaggagCAGAAGAAAGTGGTGGAGGAAAAA CAAGAGGAGCTTACGCCAGAAGAACAACAAGCAGAGAAGTTAAGAGTGAAGAAATTACAGGAAGATGCAGACTTGGAGCTAGCGAAAGATGCTTTTG GTGTCAGCAGCACTTCAAACAGTGTCACTGGGATTGATGCCATGTGTCCATCTTCCAAAGAAGACTTCGCAGAGTTTGAAAAATTGCTGAAAGAAAAGTTTTCCCAGTTCGAAAAATCTGTGCATTATTCAAGTTTCTTGGATTCATTGTTTCGGGAACTCTGTATTTCAT TGGAAGTAGAGGACTTGAAGAAAGTCAGTAATTCCCTTTCAGTCCTACTtagtgaaaaacagaaacaagaaaaa caaaacaaaggaaagaagaagaagaaaggggtTGTACCTGGAGGCGGTTTGAAAGCACAGATGAGAGATGACCTTGACTATGCAGCGTTTGATGGTGGCTACGCCCAAGACTATGAGGACTTCATGTGA